The Candidatus Methylomirabilota bacterium sequence GGTGCGCCGTCGATGTATAGCATCTCCACCTGCATGTTCTCCTTGAGGTAGTCGCGGACGTCGCCCACCTCGTCCTCTCCGAGCCCCACCTGCTCGTAGGATTCGAGATCCATGAAGTGATAGCGGTCGTCTCGGTACAGGAACTGCATCGTCTTTTCCTCGAAGTCGACCAGGTCGACCTTCTCGCCCGAACGGAAGGTGTTATCGATCACGTTGCCGCGTCGCATGTGCTTGAGCTTGGTGCGAACGAACGCCCCGCCCTTGCCCGGCTTGACGTGCTGGAAGTCGACGATCGCGTACGGCTCGCCATCGAAGACGATGCGAAGCCCCTTTTTGAACTCAGCCGTCGACACTTGCATAGCTCAACCTTTA is a genomic window containing:
- the efp gene encoding elongation factor P, translated to MQVSTAEFKKGLRIVFDGEPYAIVDFQHVKPGKGGAFVRTKLKHMRRGNVIDNTFRSGEKVDLVDFEEKTMQFLYRDDRYHFMDLESYEQVGLGEDEVGDVRDYLKENMQVEMLYIDGAPVAIDLPNFVELAIVETEPGVRGDTAQGGSKPARLETGAVIQVPLFLNEGDVVKVDTRTGVYLGRVAAAG